The Cytophagales bacterium genome contains the following window.
AAGATTTATTGTAATAAGGTATCACTTTTTTACAAAAAAATGTAAATTTAACATAAAAAATTTGTTTATCGAAATAATTTTGTTGCATTATAAAAAAAATAGTTAATTTTACGTCAATATTTTTAACCTGCCTGCCCCCGAGTACTCGGGGGCGAAATTTAGGTAAAATATGGAAAACACAATTACAAAAGCAGAGAGGAATTAAATCATTTATTATTTATACCAATGATAACAAACTATTAAAATCTTATAAAATCACTAAACTTTAACCATTTATCAATTATGAAGGCTATTAAAAAAACTCAAAAAATGGCAAAAACTGCAATAGTTGCAATATCTATTATTGCCAACTGCCTATTGTCAACTGCCAACTGTTTTTCCCAATCTCCCCAAGCCTTCAAATATCAGGCAATAGCGAGAGATAATACGGGTAACGTACTACCCAATCAAAACATTGGATTGAAGATCAGTATTCTTCAAACAACCCCTGCAGGTACGGTAGTTTACAGTGAGACACATACAGATACTACAAACCAATTCGGGTTATTCAGCCTTGAGATTGGCACAGGCGCCATTGTATCAGGCACATTCTCAACCATTGACTGGGGCGCTGATATATATTTCGTTCAGATAGAGATGGACGAAACAGGCGGCATGGCTTACCAACTCATGGGCACTTCCCAACTGCTATCTGTCCCTTATGCCTTGTATGCAGAAAAAACCGCCAATACAAACGATGCCGATGCAGACAGCACCAATGAATTGCAAACCTTATCCGTTATCGGCAATGACCTCACTATCAGCAGCGGTAACACCGTTACCTTAACAGACAATGTAACTGACGCCGATGCTGACCCAACAAATGAATTGCAGGCAATCTCCATCTCAAACGACACTATTTATTTATCCAATGGCGGTTTTGTAACATTACCAACTGACCAGACTGCCGATGCCGATGCCGACCCAACCAACGAATTGCAGGTGTTGTCAATTTCCAATGACACTATTTATTTGAGCAATGGTGCAAACGTATATCTCGGCAGCTATCTCGACAACACCGACAACCAAACCCTTTCTTTCAGCGGTGACACGCTCAATATCAGCGGAGGAAACAATGTGATCATTACAGACAATGTGATAGATGCTGATGCGGATAGCGCTAATGAGCTGCAAACCTTATCATTATCTAATGACACTTTAAATATCAGCAGCGGTAACTCGGTTATTCTTACAGATGCCGACCCGACCAATGAACTACAAAATTTTTCAACATCAGGTGATACATTATTTATTAGTAATTCAAATTTTGTGATAATACCCGGACTTTATGCTGCAAATCGTGTTTGTGGAGATTCTGTCCAGGATGCAGATGGAAATTGGTACGATATAGTAAAAATCGGCAGTCAATGCTGGCTTAAAGAAAATATGCGTACAACAAAATATCCCGGTGGTGGCGCTATTACAAAAGGACCTGCTGCGGCAGGTTCGGATTGGACAGTTGATAGCGCCTGGTATTCCTGCCCGCCTGATGTAGCTAATGGCGCAGAAGATTGTGCAGCCGCAGCTTCACTCGGTATGTTATATCAATGGAGCGCTGCAATGGAGCGCTGCAATGGATGGTTCAATAGTAGAAGGCGCTCAGGGTGTTTGTCCTGCCGGTTGGCATATTCCAACAGATGCAGAATGGAAGATACTTGAAGGTTTTCTCGGTATGACTGTTGCTCAACAGAATTTAACCGGCTGGCGCGGTACAAATGAAGGCAGCGAAATGGCAAATCATGTTGCAGACCAAAACTGGACTGCAGGCGCTTTAACAGGCGGTGCCGGTTTTGGCGATGTCAATGGTCTTAACTCAAGTCCTTCTGGTTCTCGGAATACGATTGGTAATTACTACAATCGCAGTAACCTCACGTACTTGTGGTCATCTACCGAGAGTGGTACGTCTGCGTGGTACCGACTCTTGTTTTACCCAATCACGCAGGTCAACCGGGGTACCAACGGTAAGGCTTTCGGCTTTGGCGTACGATGCGTAGAGGACTAGACTATTTGTCAATTTGACTATTTGTAACTACAAGAATAATTTTTTAAAAGAATAGGTTCTGTTGTAAAATGTTTTTGGTTTTATAACTTTGCGTTATAATGATATATCCTAAAACAGTCTCCCTTAATAAAGGGGGTTAGGGGTATGTTATAAAATCAGGGGTATTGTATTTGCGCAGTACCATCAGAGTCTCCCGCTAATACAAACTTCATACCTTCTTGCCTTTCGAAAAGCCTACACGTTGCAGGCAGGCATAGCAAAAACCTGAACAGGGGACTCTGATGTGTGCAAGACATATTCAAAACTATACTACCTTCGGAAATTTCAGATGGAATAAGGGAGGGAATTTCCGAAGTTTTCTTCCCGGGCACCCGGGACAAACTTCGGAAATCCCCAGCCCCCAAAGGTCAGCTGAGATTTCCGAAGATTGTTATATTCCGTTAATCTATAATTCCTCGGATTTCAGATACCGGTTTTCCTGTTATTTCAGAAATTTTATTCACGCTCATACCCGATTTATATAGTTTTTTAATTATTTTAATATTTTGTATTCGTTCTCTTTGTTTGGCTTCTTCTTCTCTTTGCTTGGCTTTTTCTTCTCTTTGTTTGGCTTTTTCTTCTCTTTTTTTGGCTTCTTCAATTTGTTTTATGTATTTTAATTCCTGCTCATCGAATATTTGGTCAATTTCTTCTTCGCCTCTGAGTTGACGGAGAAAATTATCGTCCATAACCGGGCTTTGAAGATATTTGACAATATCCTCAAATTCTTCGGGAACTTCTTGTAAATCAAGAATAAACCTCTCATTTGTGCACCATGCCTGATTAAATATCACGAGCAGTTTCTCTAACCTGGTTCTGCGTTTTTCGGGTAAATGTTTTACTTGTAAAATATGCGAACGATGCGTTAAATGTTCGACAAAAAAACTGTTTACTTTTATTTCTTTCTTTGTTACGGCATTGGTTACACAGCGATTTACAGTAACTGCCATATACGGCAGATCTTTTAGTTCATAACCCAGAATGTATATAGTGATGATCGGATAAGATGTTTTAACTTCTTTGTCTGCAATAGTTTTTGTCTCGCTGTCTATATAGTTCATTCCGAGATACGTACGAAAACGCTGTATGTCGGTTGGGAATTTTGATTTTTGAAGTTCAATAAGTACGGTTTGCTTTGTATTTTCAGGTGTAACAATTATTGCTTTAAAATCTAATCGAAAAAGTGTTAATACCCGCTTATCGTCTGGAATAACTGTTTCTTGCTGGCCTAGCGAAAGTTCCAAAATTTCCTGGTCGAGTATTACCGACAAAACTTTTTTAGCTAAGCGTTTGTTTTGCATCAAAAATTTGAATGCTTTATCATATAGCGGATTAATGATTTTCATTTCTTTAATAATTTACTGCAAAGATACAATAAAAAATATATTTACAACACCTATAAGCTTAGGAAGAAAATGCTTTTAGATAATCTTTCGGGGTATTTTTGGAATTATGTGTATATATCAAATGGTTACAGCAAATTGGTTCCAAAGGTTCGGAAAGTAAAAAAATCTAACATTGATTATCGTGGCTCTATTTTAAAAACTGGTTGGTAGTTTAAATACAATCCAAGTCCCGTAGGGACGACCTGTTTGTAGTATTGAACATTAAATAAAAATAATAAGCTCCGTAGGAGCGTCCTGTTATTCAAATCAACTAAATTTTAGAATAGAGCCATTATCGTTAATTGCTCCCGAGTACTCGGGACTGACTGCCACTGCTACTTCTTCATCCTCCCCACTCCACCAACTTCTCCTTTGCCTCTTGTGCCGGCTTGTATACCGCATCAGCGTCTTTCCATATATCCAGGGCAATTTTCAAATGCTCTAATGCTTTTTCCCTGTCCCCCATATCTGCATAAACAAGAGCGATTTCGTATTGGGCTTCGGGCTTAAATGGCAATACTTTAATGCAATTTTTCAGGGCTTCCTCTGCTTTTTTAAGCTGCTTCAGGTTCCTGTGGCACCTGCCAATATTGATATTTACTTCTATTGATGTTGGTCTTTGTTTTAATTCATCCCTATAGTTAAGAATTGCTTCTTCATTTTTACCCTTCATTTCGTTAATCCTCCCACGATAAACCATAAGCCCGTAAATTGATAAAAATGGTAACTTCCCTGTCTGGTAGGCTTGTTCAAATTCATCCAGGGCCTTTTCTGCTTTAACTGTATCTCCTAACTCAAGGTATATAATTAAATAACCAAGAGATATAAACTTGTCATAAGGCGGCTGCAACTGCGATTCTATAGTTTGAATGATCCGTAAGGCATCTTCTTTTTTACCGGCCTTTATGTAAGCGTCTAAATGAAAAAGTTTATACGCTAATACTTGCAGCGGTGCATCAATTTTTTCTTTTTCATCAAACCACAGGTGTAAATATTCAAGTGCTTTACTCATCTGGCCTCTAAGATAATATAAATCACAAAATCTTTCATACACACTTTCTCTATCTTCCGGTGTTTTACATACTTTCAAGGCATCCTCATATTGCTCAAATGCTATTCCGAAATCTCCTGTTCTGTATTCAATCTTTGCTAATCTTAACATATTGGAAATTTCTCCAGGCTCTATAGCAATCGCTTTATCATAAAAGGACTTCGCCCGGGGATAATCTCCCATTGTTAAATATAAATCCCCTATTGTAGCAAAGGATTTATATTCATCAGGGAACAGCTCAGCATACTGTTCGTAGTATTTCAAAGCTGTTTCATACTCGCCTTTTTGTTTATAGAGATGGCCAATTTTGCTAATGCAATAATATAGTTCCGGATCAAGCGCTAAGATCTGCTTATATTCTGAGATGGTTTTGTCATATTGAGTTTTCCTCCAATAATTATGGGCAAGTTTTTCGTGAGGGCCAATATCATCAGGATACAGATCAGACCACATTTTCAATATTGCCAATTGTTTTTCAGGATTTCCTTTTAAAGCGTGATACACAGCTTTCACTTTATATTGTACATTCTCAGGTAATTTATACAGGTACTTCATCAGCAACTCCATTGTCTGTTCCCTTTTCTCACTCATGTTTGACAACCAATAGATTTCAAATAGAACATGGTATGCAGAGGCAAAAGATGGATCTTCCTTAACAGATCTCTCAAGATATTCCATCCCTTGCTTCCAGTCATTATCAAACGATAATGCATGCACCCCGACAATGAACAACCTGATAGCAGGGATTGAATTAGTAACTATCTCTGAAACCGGCAGGTCACGCACTTCTTCTATATGGCGTGCTGGTATTTTCAGATCACGCTTAATCTGAACAGAAATTTCATCTATTAAATTGAACATCTCTTTTCCATTAAAGGTATTCTCAGCGATAAGTTTTGCTCGTTTTGTTTCGTAGAGAAATGTCGTTACCAAAAACTCCCCATCCTGTTTTGAAAATTTACCCGAAACGAAATAGTTATAATGATGCTTATCTGCTATTTTTCTTTCTAATGTTAAAGGCAAGCCAACACCTAACGCGAATCCTGCTTCCTTTATTTCTGAAGAAAAGTCGTAGGGAGTAGTTATGTCAAGAAATATATCCTGGGATAAATCCGCCTCCAATCCACCGGCAATTCCATACTGAATCCAGTCCAATTTAGGATCACCAGTTTCATTATCAAAGAAAAATATGACTGCCTTTTTACGAAATTCACTCTTAGGGATCACCCGTTCAATCTTTTTCCCTTCTTCATCCTCTACGGTTATGGTTGTTGTAGTTGCTCCAAGCTCTTTATCATGAAAAAGAAGAAAAAGGAACACAATAGTGGCAGTAATATTCACCGGTATGCCTATTTTACCAAGCCTGGTCCATTTATTTTTACCTTCTTTACCCTGATAAAATGCAATGATCAATACAGTTGGGAACATGGATAACAAAGTTGCCAAACTTACATCTATCAGATATCCAGAAAGCATATAGTGATCTACTATGAAATTTAAAAATTCAACAATACCCCAACCACCTACAAGATAAAAACCAAGGATCCGCAGGGCATTTTTATTAAAGATGTTTATTATTGGATTCTTCATTATTACAAAATTGAGTCCCCTCTAAAAAGTAAAAAATTGAAAAGAAATCGTTTCTCGCAAAGACGCAAAGTTCGCAAAGGATTGAATATCAATTAGTTAAGTATATAACTTTGCGCTCTTTGCGCCTTTGCGAGAACCAAAAACACTTTTTAGAGTGGACTCAAAATTACTAAAAAAAACAACAATCTGCGCCATGCGCCAATTAAGACAGCCTGCTCCTGTAATCCTCATACCCAAACTTGTGTATGAGCTTAAACTTATCATCTGCTGCTGTCCAGATGCCGATGGAAGGCAGTGTTATGCCATTGAACGTAGTATTCTTGACCATCGTATAGCCGATCATATCTTCAAATACAACAATATCACCGGTTTCCAGGGGGTTATCAAAATAATAGTTACCAACATAGTCGCCAGCCAGACAACTGAGGCCTCCCATGCGGTAAGGTTGCTTATTCTTTTTTTTGTCTTGCGGGTAATTGGCATAGTCATTCCCAACAGCAAAAATCATCGGTTTATAAGGCATTTCAATACAATCAGGCATGTGAGCAGCGATAGATGTATCCAGGATAGCTGTTTTGATGCCATTGCTTTCTACAATGTCAAGTATGGTAGAGACCAGGTAACCGGTTTTCCAGGATACGGCCTGGCTGGGTTCTAAGATCACCTTCAAATTATACCTTTTACTTATGTCACGAATAAGCTTTATCAGCAGGCCAACATCATAATCTTCGCGAGTGATCTGTTGGCCGCCTCCCATATTGAGCCATTTTGCCTGGTGTAATAAACGGCTGAATTTTTTTTTAACCACTTCGAGCGTATTTTTTAGCGTTGCTGCATCGTTCTCGCTATGAGAGTGAAAATGCAATCCTTCAATGCCATCAGGCAGGAATTTGTTGCCCAGTTCATCTGAGGTTACGCCCAAACGCGAGCCCTTAATGCAGGCGTCATAAAGCGGGGTATCTATCTCGGAATATTCCGGGTTGATCCTGATGCCGCAGGAAATTCTTTTAGGGTTTGCTTTGATTTCCGGCTTGAACCGTTCCCATTGACTTAAAGAATTAAAGGTAATGTAATTGCAGTATTTCATAAGCTCTAAGAAATCACTTTCAAGGTATGCAGGGCTGCATGCGTGTATTTCTCCGCCAAAGTCTTTATAGCCAAGTTTTGTTTCATTCATAGAACTTGTAGCAACCCCTTGCAGGGACTTTTTTACGAGTTCAAAGGTACATAACATCGCAAAACCTTTCAAAGCGAAAATAATTTTTGCACCTGATTCTTTCTGTACGTTTTTTAGTATTTCAAGATTACTGCGAAGAAGGCTTTCTTCCAATACATAACAAGGTGTTGCTATTTTTTTGAAGTCGATGCTCATAGTTTTCCCCGATGCTAATCCCGCGGGTACACGTGACTAATTATACTAATAAAATGCTAATATACGAATTGATGCTAATGATACTAATGTAGCAACAATTTAGTTTTGCAACATTAATTTGTAATAAATAGATTCTTTCGTTATTAATATTAAATTATAACCGTGAAATTCTAAAGTATAATTTTATGTTTTCACGGTAATTCATATATTTGGGCATGATAAAAAGAAAGCTTGAGGATAAAATATTAAATCTTCTCACTAACAATGAAGATAAATGTATTATTATAGACGAATTCCAGGTGAGACCGGAATTATTTCCATGAATTTTGTAAGAAGTTGCATTGAAAGAGACCTTCCAAAAATTGGTCTTAATGTATCACCCGTTATGATCAGAAATCTTTGGACAAAGATTATATGATTAGTGAAAATATCAGGGTGTGCAATTTGAAAGATTTTATTAACTCAAAATTTTATGAAAATATCGGGTAATATAGTTGATGTGCTCAATAATAATATTTATTATGGAACTATAGAAATTGCAAATAGTAAAATAGTAAATATAACGAAAGGAAATTCGAAATTCGAAATTCGAAATTCGAAATACATCATTCCCGGCTTTATTGACGCACATGTCCACATTGAGAGCTCCATGCTTGTTCCGTATGAATTTGCACGGTTGGCCCTGCCCCATGGGACGGTAGCTACGGTTTCTGACCCCCATGAAATTGGTAATGTTTTAGGTAACCAAGGTGTTGATTATATGCTTGAAAATGCAAAAGATGCTCCGTTGAAATTCTATTTTGGAGCGCCTTCTTGTGTTCCTGCTACCATTTTTGAAACGGCAGGAGCAGAAATTAACATTAGGGGTATAGAAAAATTGTTTGAAAATAATGAAATAAAGTATTTAAGCGAGATGATGAATTTTCCGGGGGTTTTGTCTAAAGATCCTTTGGTAATGGCAAAAATAAAATTGGCTAAAGATTATGGGAAACAAGTAGATGGCCATGCCCCCGGTTTAAGGGGAAAAGATGCTGAAAACTATATTAAAGCAGGGATCACGACTGACCATGAGTGTTTTACAAAAGAGGAGGCGCTGGAGAAGCTCAAATACGGGATGAAAATAATCATCAGGGAAGGCTCTGCCGCTAAAAATTTTGATGCGCTTATCCCGCTTTTGGATGAACATTTTGAAAACATCATGTTTTGCAGTGATGATAAGCATCCCGATTCATTGGAAATTGGCCATATAGACAGATTGGTAAAAAGGGCGGTGGATTCAGGAAATGATGTGATGAAGGCGCTCCAATGCGCCTGCGTGAATCCCGTAAAGCATTATGGCCTTGAAGTCGGATTGCTGCAGCCAGGTGATCCTGCTGATTTTATAGAAATTGATAACTTGAAGGATTTCAGTGTTTTAAAAACATTTATCAATGGGGAATTGGTGGCAGAAAAAGGGAGGTCATTTTTACCTCAGAAAACAGCTTCAGTAATTAATAATTTTAATACAAATAAGAAAAAAGTAACTGATTTTTTATTTCCTGTAGCGGACGGACATGTAGCTCATCCCGATATTATCGGGGCCAGTCCACTGCAAATAAATGTAATTGAAGCATTAGATGGCCAATTGATCACCAATAAATTAACTGCGAATGTAAAAATTGAAAATGGCAATGCTGTATCTGATATAGAAAATGATGTATTAAAGCTTGCTGTGATTAATCGTTATAGTGACGCCCGGCCTGCTATTGCATTTATAAAGAATTTTGGCTTTAAAAAAGGAGCCATTGCCTCATCAGTAGCGCATGATTCCCATAATGTTATAGCGGTAGGGGTAGATGACGAAAATATTTGTAAAGCCGTAAATCTGGTCATAGAGCAAAAAGGAGGATTGTCTGTTGCAGCAAATGATATAGCAGCAGTCTTGCCCTTGCCCATTGCAGGATTAATGACCAATGAAAACGGATATAAAGTTTCCGCCCGGTACACAAAATTGGATAAATTGGCTAAAGAGCTTGGCTCTACGCTAAAATCTCCGTTTATGACTTTATCCTTTATGGCGTTGCTTGTGATACCTGAAATAAAGTTGAGTGATAAAGGGTTGTTTGACGGAGGGAGATTTGAGTTTATGGAGGTTTTTAAAAAGTTGGCAATTGATCCCGAGTAATCGGGAACAATTTTTTTGATCTAATGGACAAAAGTTGGCGCTTAAAAACTCCTGTAATTATTAACAGTTTTAATTTTTTACTTTTACGGCAACTAAATTAAGGAAGTATCATAACATTTACATTCAATGAGAAAGGTAATAAAAACATGGCGTTATTTGCACATATTTGGTGGTTATAAGGTCAAGATAGATAAAGAAGACTTTGATAAAATACAAGGATACAATTGGAAGATCAGAATTAGAGAGACGGGCAGAACGACAGTCAAAGCAATGCTATGGGACAAAAATAATTATGGAAAGTATGTTTCTTTAGCGCGGCTGATGCTGAACCCACCTAAGGATAAAGTTGTATGTCATAAAACACAGGATACGCTGGATTACAGAAAAGAGAACCTTGTTGTTACCACAATTAGAAATAAACAAAGGATGCAAAAAAAAAGAACCACTTCAGTTACTTCTATATACAAAGGTGTATCTCTTGAAAAAAATGTAGGAACTTGGCGGGCAAGAATTAAGATTGATGACATAAATTTAAGTCTTGGTTCATTTGATAATGAAGCAGATGCCGCCCGGGCTTACAATAAAGCCGCAGCAAAATATTATCGTGAATTTGCATTCCTCAATAAGATTGAATAAATTCCGGGTTTTTCGAATACATTGCGTTACAAGAGCACAGAATTATTGATAAATTTTTAAAAAAGAGAAAACATGGAAACAATATCTATACAAACCGAATCCGCTAACCTTACCGAAGAGCAATTCTTTTTGCTTTGTAGTGAGAATAAAGAAATACGCTTTGAGCGGGATAAACATCAAAATATTATTATTATGGCACCAACAGGATCATTGACTTCGAGTGGGCATTCAGGTATTAATGCTCAATTATGGTATTGGAATAAAAGAACAAAATCAGGTCAGGTTTTTGATTCAAGTGCCGGCTTCACACTTCCAAATGGTGCAATGCGCGCACCCGATGCAGCATGGATTGCCAATGAGCGATGGGAAAAAATCCCACTGGAAGACAAAAAACGATTTGCCCATATATGCCCCGACTTTGTGATTGAAGTGTTGTCAGAAACTGATTCCCTAAAACAACAGAAAGAAAAAATGCAGGAATGGATTGAGAACGGCTGTCGTCTGGGATGGCTGATTGACCTGGAACATAAAACAACATATATTTATAAACCCGGCAGAGAAATAATACAACAAACTTTTGAAGATAACCTCAAAGGTGAAGATGTGCTGCCGGAATTTGTGCTCAAACTATACGAAATTATCTGAATGTCTGTAATTATATAATTATTTTGGGTCTAATAGACAAAAGGTGGTTGGTAAAATCACTTCAAAAATAGTAATATTATAAGTAATGTACAAAAAATGTGG
Protein-coding sequences here:
- a CDS encoding tetratricopeptide repeat protein, encoding MKNPIINIFNKNALRILGFYLVGGWGIVEFLNFIVDHYMLSGYLIDVSLATLLSMFPTVLIIAFYQGKEGKNKWTRLGKIGIPVNITATIVFLFLLFHDKELGATTTTITVEDEEGKKIERVIPKSEFRKKAVIFFFDNETGDPKLDWIQYGIAGGLEADLSQDIFLDITTPYDFSSEIKEAGFALGVGLPLTLERKIADKHHYNYFVSGKFSKQDGEFLVTTFLYETKRAKLIAENTFNGKEMFNLIDEISVQIKRDLKIPARHIEEVRDLPVSEIVTNSIPAIRLFIVGVHALSFDNDWKQGMEYLERSVKEDPSFASAYHVLFEIYWLSNMSEKREQTMELLMKYLYKLPENVQYKVKAVYHALKGNPEKQLAILKMWSDLYPDDIGPHEKLAHNYWRKTQYDKTISEYKQILALDPELYYCISKIGHLYKQKGEYETALKYYEQYAELFPDEYKSFATIGDLYLTMGDYPRAKSFYDKAIAIEPGEISNMLRLAKIEYRTGDFGIAFEQYEDALKVCKTPEDRESVYERFCDLYYLRGQMSKALEYLHLWFDEKEKIDAPLQVLAYKLFHLDAYIKAGKKEDALRIIQTIESQLQPPYDKFISLGYLIIYLELGDTVKAEKALDEFEQAYQTGKLPFLSIYGLMVYRGRINEMKGKNEEAILNYRDELKQRPTSIEVNINIGRCHRNLKQLKKAEEALKNCIKVLPFKPEAQYEIALVYADMGDREKALEHLKIALDIWKDADAVYKPAQEAKEKLVEWGG
- the nspC gene encoding carboxynorspermidine decarboxylase — protein: MSIDFKKIATPCYVLEESLLRSNLEILKNVQKESGAKIIFALKGFAMLCTFELVKKSLQGVATSSMNETKLGYKDFGGEIHACSPAYLESDFLELMKYCNYITFNSLSQWERFKPEIKANPKRISCGIRINPEYSEIDTPLYDACIKGSRLGVTSDELGNKFLPDGIEGLHFHSHSENDAATLKNTLEVVKKKFSRLLHQAKWLNMGGGQQITREDYDVGLLIKLIRDISKRYNLKVILEPSQAVSWKTGYLVSTILDIVESNGIKTAILDTSIAAHMPDCIEMPYKPMIFAVGNDYANYPQDKKKNKQPYRMGGLSCLAGDYVGNYYFDNPLETGDIVVFEDMIGYTMVKNTTFNGITLPSIGIWTAADDKFKLIHKFGYEDYRSRLS
- the ade gene encoding adenine deaminase, which translates into the protein MKISGNIVDVLNNNIYYGTIEIANSKIVNITKGNSKFEIRNSKYIIPGFIDAHVHIESSMLVPYEFARLALPHGTVATVSDPHEIGNVLGNQGVDYMLENAKDAPLKFYFGAPSCVPATIFETAGAEINIRGIEKLFENNEIKYLSEMMNFPGVLSKDPLVMAKIKLAKDYGKQVDGHAPGLRGKDAENYIKAGITTDHECFTKEEALEKLKYGMKIIIREGSAAKNFDALIPLLDEHFENIMFCSDDKHPDSLEIGHIDRLVKRAVDSGNDVMKALQCACVNPVKHYGLEVGLLQPGDPADFIEIDNLKDFSVLKTFINGELVAEKGRSFLPQKTASVINNFNTNKKKVTDFLFPVADGHVAHPDIIGASPLQINVIEALDGQLITNKLTANVKIENGNAVSDIENDVLKLAVINRYSDARPAIAFIKNFGFKKGAIASSVAHDSHNVIAVGVDDENICKAVNLVIEQKGGLSVAANDIAAVLPLPIAGLMTNENGYKVSARYTKLDKLAKELGSTLKSPFMTLSFMALLVIPEIKLSDKGLFDGGRFEFMEVFKKLAIDPE
- a CDS encoding Uma2 family endonuclease, which gives rise to METISIQTESANLTEEQFFLLCSENKEIRFERDKHQNIIIMAPTGSLTSSGHSGINAQLWYWNKRTKSGQVFDSSAGFTLPNGAMRAPDAAWIANERWEKIPLEDKKRFAHICPDFVIEVLSETDSLKQQKEKMQEWIENGCRLGWLIDLEHKTTYIYKPGREIIQQTFEDNLKGEDVLPEFVLKLYEII